The Juglans regia cultivar Chandler chromosome 10, Walnut 2.0, whole genome shotgun sequence genome includes the window tatttattttttcttctttttatctaaattttttttttacacctaaGTTTCCTGTCGCCCACAGCATGCATGATCACACAcgtctctagtgtatttttatccaCTTTCATGCACACGCACGACTCTTTTTCTGTCCGCACACACTTCTCCTACTGCTTTAGGGTTTCTTTTTACATTCAatcacctttatatatatatactttctgcAAAACACCAAGCCGCAACACCCTCAGTTTCTTCCCACCGTTCGAAAATCAACCGAACGCCTCCACCACGCACGTACGTTCGCAACATGCTTACACTACTGCTCAGCCTCCGTCGAACACTCCACCAAGTTCCAGCCACTGCTACTGTCTTCAGCCAGCACTCCACTGCTGCAAACGAGATAGCTGAGACACACCTTGGCGTCATTTTTCATGCATTGCTTCTTTAAAAACCAACTTCAGTGCGACTTCACCATCAGCGGACGCAACATGCATAACCAACTGTTCAGACCTCACCACTgtgcccactgcccagccacatgAAGTTGTTGCCTAGCGTCCCGTAGCCTCTACTGCAAGCTTcggtttcctctgtttttgtatccaaaaatAGAGAAGCTTTCAGCCACCATAAACTGCTGCAATACCCCACCATGTTGTGACCCCACCTCATGAAAACCACCACGGTTAACTCTACCGCGAGCCACCCCTCTCACGGAAAACCAAGTCGTTTATTCCCTTGTTTTTAGCCACCCAAAACAGAGGACCACCCACTGGACCACTGCACTGCATCGCACCGCACAAGCCACTCCAAGTCGTTGCCACCCGCAAGGAAAAGGGCGCTAAACACCCTCAGGCCACCTCAGCACcccctcacggtgagtacctccctcggttactccctcctttctctccgccctttctcgctcacctctccctttctttctcttgtgCTCAGCGCAGCTCGACGGAAGCTCTGCCACACTCCCGCTCTCTGCAGCTCCACCACAAGCCCTCCAGCCAGCACTGTCGTGCCTTACCCCTCCACGCGTGCCTCGATTTCCCTTGGGTAAGCTCCTGCCACCGCATGCTTGTGTTTTTCCGTGTGTTTGTTCATTCGGTCTTgttcttataagttatatacgtacataatatatattatatatatgtaaagtgtTAACTATTACCAATTTACCTTACCATAAATTCCAGTTATATGTTTCAGACGataggcttttttttttgggttatgtactttaagtgtgttttatttttaagtctcataaaatattattttgtgtagataataatttaataatattgttaactaaagaaagtaaacctattttttaagagaggaaTTTTTCATggcgtattttataagatttttaaagtagtctaagtattctattaatttataatacgttgtcggtactttagatattttaaatattactttttattgagttctgtAATTGTCTTAACACTTGTTTGATTAAATCTCTTTttcggtacgaattcgattaagtggatattgatgatgttagaaaatgatggtattttaggaattatgagagcTTTAGGTTTTcgggatttaaaataggttccttTAGCAATTTAGGTTagaatatcaaaatacgtgattgattgaaaatttacgggaattacgtgatttttataggtgacgattaatatttgttcggcattttgaggaaattttcgaaaagttaagaagttcaggtaagcagaGTTCCTATGtttgactttgcattaaaataaaatgagctgaagttatttttggaaaatatacatgtttgatgttgaaaaaaatttgaactgcctcagttatttgttctggattactcatgagattctgtttaaaaagaaattattttctgtcatgactggtgtagacacgagcttattttttatattctgtttctgaactaaaaaaaaaaaagcgaatatgaaattttgtgcataaattatattgtgttatgattttgttctgttctgaagattttctatactctgatatgatctgatgtgatttctgaaaacctctggcataacattctgtttctgtttatgttccgttctgacctcaccacgggtgtaaaactgtggcctttgtttaggttggtaccaacttttctatttttggtgcacacattttggaaacaaagtggttttccgCGTGGTCTCtcttatgtgcacactcgggactccgagaatgactaaggggaagattcacattctatttctgctcggttagctaccagggtttgcacaaccttaccacgggggttaaacatagtatttgTTCTGAtgtgataagataagatgtgatgtttcaatttatgctatgccaaaggaattttgattatgaatatttttcgaactttcgctttgatattttttataacatgttctgacgctgcattttgaaaacattattctaattctgcattctaaacaaaaatatttttgttttgcattctgaactctgtaaatgctcatgtttacatactaatatatctcctctgcttactgagttgttgataactcacccttatctccaattatttttcaaataattttgatggttcagctggagaacaagagtagaaagtttagcaaggtgtgatgatcgtagtggaataagtgcctgagggtacaaatacttatttgagagtcgtagttagtaaactgatttatttttcaggtatttgagttgatgagttgaggatgttttcgagtttttggagaatttctaatttatgttattgggactttctttattattgccatggaggaacttagatttttggattgattaaatggattaatactttatgggattttctggattttatagttgtgttatttaagttaattttaaatattaagagctaactctctgaACTttcgggatcggggcgttacagttggtattagagataggttagagattctgcatactataataagGAGTTGGTTggaatttgaggttttagatatctgtgggtttaagAAGTAATTTCATACTCgaggtatagaaatttgaggactacGAGATAATCTTGGGGATATTCcaggttagagattctgcatactacaATGAAGTGATTAATGagagttaaggttttagaattcttGTAGGCGCTGGATCATGACGttgaggaaataattttcagagTTGTGGTGTAGACATTTGTGGGCTATAGGAGGTGATTTTTATGGGTATTTAGGGTATTAGAAGTCTTAGGTGTTAGACAAGatatttatggaatttgaagggttggaatttttatagatattctaGGATGTTCATGTTGATTGaggttcggttcggttttgtAGACCGCATATAAGGCTTTTCACAGGATGGAAGGTTTAGAGTCTGGAGTTATATAGAGTTACTACTGTTGCTTGtacaatttttatatgtatttatgtttgttttactaATATCATCATTTGCTTATTTTGCACAAACCCTttattcttgtaatttttttttaataatccaagtggtcaggatgccacctcgtcgttGGGAAAGAAGTGTATCAGGTATGAATGCGACAAATGATGAATGGGGATGTACCATAGAACAGTTTAATTGAATGCATCCTCCCACCTTTGATGGTCGGGGCGATGCAACCTTAGCAGAAGACTGGATCCAAGATATTGAGGAGATACTCCGCATTATAAACTGCATGGACGAACAGAAGGTTCTATTTTCTGCTTTCAAACTAACCGGAGAAGCAAAAAGATGGTGGATTTCTGAAAGAACTATCAGAGAAGTGGAAGGGACGGAAATAGTCCGTTGGTTACACTTCAAGCAGATTTTTCTGGAACGCTTTTTCCCAATGTCAATCCGAGATGACAAGGCTTTGGAGTTCACTAATTTGATACAGGGAGCTATGACAGTACACCAGTACGCAGCTAGATTTATTGAGTTATCACACTTTGTTGCATATTTGATCcctgatgaggagaagaaggctcGTATGTTTGAGCAAGGGCttaatgaaaagatttatgaacgaattgtgggctttcaaattcgGAACTTTTCAGAGTTGGTGAATAAGGCCACAGTATTTGAACAGAGCCTTCAAAAAAGTGCAACACTACTagaacagaggaagaggacTGCACCATAGGGATCTCAAATTGCAATAGATCAAGGGCCGTGGAAAAAGAGCAATGATGGGAGCAGCTCGGGGCAACAGCAAATGCATGTAAATCAATCGAACAGCGTCTATAAATTTTGTAATCGTGCACATACTGGAGAGTGCAGAAGGGAAATGGGGGCATGCTTTCGATGCGGTAAGACCAAACATCTTATCAGGGAATGCCCTTTGCTGCTGACAGACAACAAGAAGCCTAACCCACATCCAGGTTCCTAACAAGCGAATTAGGGTAACAATCAACGTAGAATGGGACCGGCCCGAGTGTTCGCACTGACATCTGAAGATGCTGAGAACGACAACAATGAGATCACAGGTATCTCACTCTATTTctccttgaaatttttttatttgagtcgAGGTAAATCACGTTTGCATGGAACTGTTTTAATCGTATAGCTTAGAATattaaagtttggttgaaaGTAGATTTTCTAAGgatttgaattttgtaaaatctagGTTATTAATGGCTTACGCTTAGGGCTTTTGATTATCTTATATTTGTTTTAGGAGTTCTCTGTTAGTTAggtgtaacaaaaaaaaaaaacaaatgtgtGCGGAATGGTTAAATGTGGAGGTTAATTCTTTTCCGATGTAtgagatttgatgtttttaggACTATAAGTTGTTAGAGTGCACATCGAAAGCGTGGTGTTGGTGATATTATAGCTTGAGggtttatttcattatttgtatgAGGTTCATGGATATATGTGGagagttaaaaattattttaggtttttaattctttaattgaggtttttatattaggtggagaatttgaaatttataaattggtcgttaattgcattattgagggttatattttagacttgaaatgGTAGTGTGCGAGATCGTGAATGGCTACagaaaatatgggagaatatgATCAACAATATTGGAGGGTTAGAAGTTGGAATATTGGGTTCGAGAATTTTGGATTATTAATTAGGTTCGACATTATGATTAACGAATGGGGTAGGCATGGAATGGTAGCGGATAAATATTTGGACTTTGCTTAGGTGtaacaaatttcgaggatgaaattttttttaagggggggagaatgtaacacccggacccagtcaagctcattttatttatatatttatttatttttttcttctttccatctatatttttttttaaacctaagTTTCCTGTCGCCCACGGCATGCATGATCACACAcgtctctagtgtatttttatccaCTTTCATGCACACGCACGACTCTTTTTCCGTCCGCACACACATCTCCTATGGCTGTAGGGTTTCTTTTTATGCTCAatcacctttatatatatatatatatactttctgcAAAACACCAAGCCGCAACCCCCTCAGTTTCTTCTCACCTTTCAAAACTCAGCCCAACGCCTCCACCACGCATGTACGTTCGCAGCATGCTTACACTACAGCTTAGCCTCCATCGAACACTCTACCAAGTTCCAGCCGCTGCTACTGTTTTCTGCCACCACTCCACTGTCGCAAACGAGATAGCCGAGACAAACCATGGCATCATTTTTCGTTCATTGCTTCCTTAAAAACCAACTTTTGTGCGACTTCACCATCAGCGGATGCAACCTGGGTTGTCCACCGTGCATAACCAACTGTTCAgacctcaccaccgtgaccactgcccagccacatgAAGTTGTTGCCTAGCGTCCCGTAGCCTCTACTGCAAGCTTcagtttcctctgtttttgcatCCAAAAATAGAGCAGCTTTCAGCCATCATAAACCGCTGCAATACCCTACACCGAGAGCCCCACCACGTTGTGACCCCACCTCACCAAAACCACCATGGTTAACTCTACCGTGAGCCACCCCTCTCACGGAAAACCCAGCCTTTTATTCCCCTATTTTTAGCCACCTAAAACAGAGGTCCACCCACTGGACCACTGCACTGCACCCCATCGCACCAGCCACTCCAAGCCGTCGCCACCCACACGGAAAAAGGAGCTGAACACCCTCAGGTTGGATTTTtagtaggtttatttttatgattttaattttgtgaaaattattctgaagtgctttcttataattgattattgtaatacatttaaatttttttcatattaaattaacttattattgggtttaattatttattttcattttaatcattacgtttgaattattttatattctcgctgttttaaaatcgtttccgttggatcattttttttgtgacccaagatatgaggattcgacctcatttctttccctacattttccctttcctcgtttctttttcttcttttttttcttctccttctttttcttttctttttctcctctcctctcccgcgcgccgcaagtctctccctctctcttctctccgtccgtttctcttctcccccagcctgtagccgtgcgccggcggtgaccgacactgcccctccctctcacctccccttcgaccAGCGACCACCTCCCTATAATTTCAGCCCTCCTCGCGCCGCCATTAgcccccacacaccacaccaaGCTGCAGTACTCCTTGCActgttgcgccgccgtcgcactgccttcggccaccatcttctcaccacatcatcctcgacctcctagcaacccaatgaacccaaccccacctccgatctgtcaccggtgaagccccaccatcaatatttcccttttgggtattttagccttcaaccaccctctacgccgccacccatagctaaccaccaccaccactagcttcaccgacatccctaagccctaccctatcaatctcgggtcttcgtttacacccgttcaaaagtgggtttttgagacccatggccacagtgcatttgacactgttttgttgctacgttgccgcttctagcacctccgtgatctttcaaaaattatattatagcactgtaaatatttttcccaaaaacttttgagatttaaatgtatttctgtgctaattcatatttactgtgaatttgttggttgtgctgaactgagtccgaggagtaagggagtCGGTTGGATTtaatgatggagttgtttgtgtgagattggtttatgataTGAAATtcgttggctgtttcgggtttaaatattggtgttttgagtttgacattgGCCATGGTAGATATtagtgatttttaggaagtgataatatattttgggattatgagggttttaagtgttgaggtattaaaataggttattttagaagcttaggcataaatatcgaaatccgtgattgattgaaaacttacgaaaattatgtgattatttttataggtgacgatttatattcgactcgacattttttaggaaaattctgaaaagctaagttgtccaggtaagtggggttcctatactaggttttatacaagttaataagactaaggttgattttatgaaaactggcatattttgtgatatgatgggaacttgtgaaaacaaagatcaacctcggtcgcttatctgcattattcatcaaatctgtgtgaaaaagtaaaatatgttctgacatgcattgtgtagacatgagctaaattctatcatgtgtttttctgaaatctgaaaaagggagcgatattgagaatatgaaaatttgtgcatttatttagaaagatgttctggcttttgttcttagtgtgtgtaaactgtctgattctattttggtactctgtattattttgatataacatctgaaaacctttggcatggtgtactggtatttgtatctaactttgtctctgctctgctttgctctgctctgtttgggttggtaccaacttctctgtctctgagtgcacccactttggaaacaaggtggttttattgtggtcttttctgtgtgcacactcgaggctctgagaagaataaaggaaagatttcacctctatctctgcctggtttggccaccggggttagcacaaccctaccacgggggtgaaacatggtctctgctctgtgtgatgctctgttttgatctgatgatgatactcaatttatgttatgccaaagtattatgggttttacgtgttttaaaaccatcgctctattacttttgaaaatatgttatctTCTGCATGATtactctgaaaaatattttattctgcatgctatactttataaatgctcatgtttggacgctagcatatgtcctctgcttactgagttgttgataactcaccccctatcttcataatatttttcagatgatgtggagagtccaactgaggacttggattagattggtgagcatgtttaagctgggagaggatgttagaagaaggaattttgATGTcgtttagttttaatgtcttttagatttaattatattttgggcttgggtttagtaagacttttgaagttattagtttggtttgttatgactaccgggagattttggactcctcagtttattttgctgcagtaatgacttagtagagtttcaatgtggttatttagagtacttgagattgagttttgctaataaagttttggagttttattttagttgtgttgggaaacatgttcttaagtgacaagtagtaattctccaggccaatcgggtttggggcgttacaacctccctcggttactccctcctttatctcccccctctctcgctcacctctccctttctttctctcgtGCTTAGCGCAGCTCGACGGAAGCTCCTCCGCACTACTGCTCTCTTACCCCTCCACGCATGCCTCGGTTTCCGTGTGTTTGTTCATTTGGTCTTgttcttataagttatatatgtacataatatatattatatatatgtaaagtgtTAACTTAATAGATGAGTACTATTACCAATTTACCTTAGCGTAAATTCCAGTTATATGTTTCGGACaataggctttttttttttgggttatgtaCTTTaagtgggttttatttttaagtctcataaaatattattttgtgtaaatattttaataatattgttaactaaagaaagtaaacctatttttttaagagaggaatTTTTCATggcgtattttataagatttttaaagtagtctaagtattctattaatttataatacgttgtcggtactttagatattttaaatattactttttattgagttccgtaattGTCTTAACACTTGTTcgattaaatctatttttcgttacgaattcgattaagtggatattgatgattttcgaaaatgatggtattttaggaattatgagaactttaggttttgaggatttaaaataggttccttTAGCAATTTAGgtttgaatatcgaaatacgtgattgattgaaaatttacggaaATTACGTAATTTTAATTGCTGACGATTAATATTTCttcggcattttgaggaaatttttgaaaagctaagaagttcaggtatgcggggttcttatgctagactttgcattaaaataaaatgagctgaggttatttttggaaaatatacatatttgatgttgagaagaaatttgaactgcctcagttatttgttctgcattactcatgagattctgtttaagaataaattattttgtcatgactagtgtagacatgagcttatttttgacattatgtttctgaactttgaaaaagagagcgaatatgaaattttgtgcataaattatgttgtgttatgttctgaaaattttctgtactctaatatgatcttatgtgatttctgaaaacctctggcataacattctatttctgtttctaTTCCGTTTCTGACCTCCCCACGGATGTAAAAcggtggcctctgttcgggttggtaccaacttttctatttctggtgcacccactttggaaacaaagtggtttatTACGTGGTCTctcctatgtgcacacttgaagctccgagaatgaataagggaaaattcatattctgtttctgctcggttagctactgggatttgcacaaccataccacgggggttaaacatggtgtttgttctaatatgataagataagatgtgaagtttcagtttatgttatgccagagagattttgattatgaaaatttttcaaactttcgctctgatattttttataatatgttctgacactgcattttgaaaacattattctgattctgcattctaaaagaaaatatttttgttttgcattctgaactctgtaaatgctcatgtttacacactagtatatgtcatctgcttactaagttgttgataactcaccccttatctccaattatttttcagataattttgatggttcagctggagaacaagagtagaaagtttagcaaggtgtgatgatcgtagtggaataagtgcctaagggtacaaatgcttatttgagagtcgtagttagtaaactgattcatttttcaagtatttgatttgatgagttgaggatgttttcgagtttttggagaatttctaatttatgttattggaaaTTTCCTTATtatcgccatggaggaacttagatttttggattgattaaatggattaatattttatgagattttctggattttatagttgtgttatttaagttaattttaagtattaagagcaaactctccggaccttcgagatcggggcgttacagagaGAGCACCTTTGGAGAGAGATTGGAGTTCGCCTTTCATTTTTTGAACTCGTTCACACGTATGACTTCCATACAAAGTTTCCAAAATAGTCCAAGCATAATCAGAAGTCTCACTATTGATCACCTAGCTGTGATAGAGGAGCATCCGATAGTGAACTTTTGATCCTTCCAAGAATCAATTAATCTATGTGCAACCAACGTGCAGCTAATGGGTTCGAAGTTGACACAGAGGACATGTATAACTTGAGCTTTCCACAACAAATAATTGTTTGAGGCTAATTTAATTGAGATATCAAGAAGATTGGATTTAATAGAAAACACAAGGGAAGCAGAGTAATCAATTTGTGGGATCAAGGAGGAGGTAGAAGTTGACCCCATGCTATGTACCTCGggggctcttgataccatgtgaaaatTGCCTACCCCATTCTGTGGgctttgtattaatttatagaacCATTACATTTATCAACATTGATATCTTATAGCTAGCCTACCAGCTATACAACCTGTTGTACAAGGAAACTAACAGCtatattacaaaacataaaatgcAGAAAACATGGACCATTATACGTGGAGAGTATTATGGCTACAACTATGGAAATAGAGCCTCACAACTGTATTAAGGAAATGGAAAGTTATTTCAATAATATCCACTGGCCAGAGCGTGCTATAAGGGCCCCTCCCAATCTAATCTTGTGTGGGAACCTTGGATAtcgatgtgtgtgtgtgaggaaTCAGCAATAATCTTTATCCAGGGTACTGGACAGAAAATTCTTCAGGACCATCCACCATTGTCTCCTCAAGGGACAACCTGCAGACCCtggctcccttcgtcacaccatGAGTAACGATCATGCGTGTGACTTCGTTAGGAGCGTTGCCCAGCTTCACGCCCGGTGCATAACGTGACCAAGCATGCTCTAACTCCCGCTAGTAGTGGGGCTTTGGAGTCGTGCCAAGAATGTTACTGTCTTGGCCAAGCCAACTATCGCCTGATGATAGTCCAGGGGATATCACTCAGTTCTACACTCTCACAACAATTTTACAAATCCCAACCACCCGCGTTTCCCAACTCTCTAACCGGCCCTTTGCCCACATTTTTTACAACAACTAAAATAGTAATATCCCAATACTTCACAGGGCCCCATGCCACTTCTTAATCAAAACTAGATTGTAACAAAGTTAGCAATGAGTGCACATTAGAAAAATCAAGGGTTGATTAGGAGATTTACTTACTATGCAGAACACAAATTTTTGGATGATCAAGTGCGCTATCTAAGGTATCTCTTGTATGCATGCGCGTCGCTGCGAGATGAAAAACAATTAGTTAAAAATGATGATGCCTAAAAATTAATACGAAAATAGTGGCACACAAGTTACTATGGTAGAGTCAAGAGTGGCGGCACATAGTGGGCAACGACAAATCCGATAGAATGTGGGAGtctatagttaaaaaaaatagtgagtggTAGATTTGATGAAACTAAGAGGGTGGACGAAGGAAATCTCGCAGCagtgggtggtggtggtgcagctTAGAGTAAATCTCGAAAGGGAAATTTGGCCTTGGGTTGGCTTGGATGTAAGGGTGAAAAACACCTAGTAGAGGGCAAGGGGTTGGACGACCACTACAAGGCTGCTGGAAGGGGGTGGCTCGCGGCAATGCACGACGACGCTAGGTG containing:
- the LOC108981256 gene encoding uncharacterized protein LOC108981256, with the translated sequence MHPPTFDGRGDATLAEDWIQDIEEILRIINCMDEQKVLFSAFKLTGEAKRWWISERTIREVEGTEIVRWLHFKQIFLERFFPMSIRDDKALEFTNLIQGAMTVHQYAARFIELSHFVAYLIPDEEKKARMFEQGLNEKIYERIVGFQIRNFSELVNKATVFEQSLQKSATLLEQRKRTAP